The Tenrec ecaudatus isolate mTenEca1 chromosome 6, mTenEca1.hap1, whole genome shotgun sequence genome has a window encoding:
- the LOC142451471 gene encoding olfactory receptor 6C65: MTNGTSIREFILLGLTDDPELKAVIFFFMLFTYLLSVSGNMTIITLTLSSVSLKSPMYFFLRNFSFLEISFTTVCIPRFLISIATGDTTISYNACMAQVFFLILLGATEFFLLAVMSYDRYVAICKPLHYTTIMSNKVCNQLVIGSWLAGFLVIFPPVIMGLQLDFCDSNVIDHFTCDSSPMLLISCTDTKFLELMAFFLAVFTLMVTLTLVILSYTLILRTILKIPSGQQRKKAFSTCSSHMIVVSISYGSCIFMYVKTSAKEGVALSKGVAVLNTSVAPMLNPFIYTLRNKQVKQALKDLIKKTLLSKKY, encoded by the coding sequence ATGACAAACGGGACATCCATTAGAGAATTCATTCTGCTGGGACTTACAGATGACCCAGAGTTAAAAGCTGTGATATTCTTTTTTATGCTGTTCACATACTTATTGAGTGTAAGTGGAAACATGACCATCATAACACTGACACTGTCAAGTGTTTCTTTGAAGAGTCCCATGTATTTCTTCCTCAGGAATTTCTCTTTCTTAGAAATTTCATTCACAACAGTCTGTATTCCTCGGTTTCTTATTAGCATTGCTACAGGAGACACAACCATTTCCTACAACGCTTGCATGGcacaagtgttttttttaatcctgcTGGGTGCCACAGAGTTTTTCCTGCTGGCTgtcatgtcctatgaccgctatgtagCCATCTGTAAACCTCTGCATTACACAACTATCATGAGTAACAAAGTCTGCAATCAGCTTGTCATTGGTTCCTGGCTGGCTGGTTTTCTTGTTATTTTCCCCCCTGTTATTATGGGCCTCCAACTGGATTTCTGTGATTCCAACGTTATAGACCATTTCACCTGCGACTCTTCTCCTATGTTGCTGATTTCTTGCACAGACACAAAGTTTCTAGAACTCATGGCATTTTTCTTAGCTGTGTTCACACTAATGGTGACTTTGACCTTGGTGATTCTTTCCTACACACTTATCCTTAGAACAATTCTGAAGATCCCATCTGGCCAACAAAGGAAAAAGGCCTTTTCCACGTGTTCTTCCCATATGATTGTGGTTTCCATTTCTTATGGGAGTTGTATTTTCATGTATGTAAAAACATCAGCAAAAGAGGGTGTGGCTTTGAGCAAAGGGGTAGCAGTACTTAATACCTCTGTTGCTCCCATGTTAAatcctttcatatataccttaaGGAACAAACAGGTGAAACAAGCCCTTAAAGACTTAATCAAGAAAACATTATTATCAAAGAAGTATTAA